The stretch of DNA CGGGATGTACCTTTGTAATTTGGGACATCGTGTTGCCGTTTTAGCCATTGATCCAAGTTCAAAGTTAAGTGGTGGAAGCATCCTTGGAGATAAGACGAGGATGGAACACCTATCAAAAAACCCGCAAGCCTTTATCCGACCTTCACCCACAGCAGGGAAGCTAGGCGGTGTTCATCGAAAAACGAGAGAAGCCATGTTGCTTTGTGAGGCTGCAGGATTTGATGTAATCTTAATTGAAACCGTTGGTGTCGGACAAAGTGAAGTTATTATTAGAGATATGGTAGATTTTTTCATGCTGCTTGTACTGACAGGTGCTGGAGATGAACTTCAAGGAATGAAGAAGGGAATTATGGAGCTTGCGGATGCGGTCATTGTTCATAAAGCAGATGGGGACAATAAACGAAGAGCAGAACAGACAAAACATGAATATAACCGGATTCTGCACTTTCTTCAGCCAGCTACTAAAGGTTGGGCAACAAAAGCTTATACTTGTTCATCGGTAAACGGGGAAGGCATTAATGAGATTTGGGGCCTGATTCAAAAATTCGTAGAGACTGGAAAAGGTACAGGCGTTTTTACAGAACGAAGAAAGGGACAGCAAAGAGACTGGATTTATTCATTAATTTCTGACCAGCTTCATTACAGCTTCTTTCACCATCCAGTTGTAAAACAAAAGCTCCCACAATTAGAGAATGAAGTAATGGCTGGGACAAAGACAGCTGCTTCCGCTGTGGGAACCTTGTTTGATGTTTTTTTATCAGGAAAAGAAAAATAGCTGCTGACCCTTGGAAGCTTTTTTATTGCAGTTCGCTTGGAAAAAACACATTTTAACTGTTATGATGTAGTTATGAACAAACAAGAAGGAGTGAATGTAAGTGAGTATGAATTTCAACTTTTTTATGAATGATGTTGTTAACCAGGCACGACAAGAAATCGTGTCAGCTGGATATAAGGAATTAAAATCCCCTGCTGAAGTGGAAGAAGCATTTGCACAAAAGGGTACAACTTTAGTGATGATTAATTCTGTTTGTGGATGTGCAGGTGGGGTTGCTCGTCCAGCTGCTGCACATGCCCTTCATTACGATAAACGTCCGGATCATTTAGTTACAGTGTTTGCCGGGCAAGATAAGGAAGCAACTGAGACAGCTAGAAGCTATTTTACTGGCTACCCTCCTTCCTCTCCATCTTTTGCCCTATTAAAGGATGGGGAAATTATTACAATGGTCGAGAGACACCAAATTGAGGGCTTTGATCCTGCATCCGTCGTTGCAAAGCTTCAAAATGAATTTGAAAAGCATTGTGAAGAACTATAAAGTATACATTCGTTAAGAGGCCAATTCATTATGATTTGGCTCTTTTTTATTGTCGAAATACAGGATTTCGTGTATATTTATTAATTAAATCGTAACTTTAATCATTTTAAGGGGAGTTTTGACCATGAAGGAATTATTAAATAACTATTTAGAAACTTTTCAAAGCAAGTTATGGGATATAAGTGACAAGCTATATCATCACCCAGAACTTGGTGATCAAGAATATGAATCAATGAAACTCTTAGTAGAGTTTTTGGAGGGGCACCATTTTATTGTTGAAAAAGGAATTGTAGATCGACCTACAGCCTTTAAAGCTGTTTATGACAGTAAGAAGGAGGGACCAACAATCGCCTATCTTTCTGAATATGATGCGTTGCCGGAGATTGGGCATGGATGTGGGCATAATTTAATTGGAACGATGAGTGCGGGAGCAGGGGTTCTCTTAAGTAAAGTAGTAGATGAGATTGGAGGCCGTGTGGTAGTTTTAGGCACACCAGCAGAAGAAACGAATGGAGCAAAGGTTCAGATGGCCGAACAAGGAATTTTTGATGACATTGATGCTGCGATGATTTTGCATCCGGCAGATGAATCATATGAGAGCGGGGACTCTTTAGCTATGGATGCCATCCAATTTGACTTCCGTGGCAGAACAAGTCATGCTGCTGCATCTCCGGAAAAAGGGATCAATGCACTGGATGCCGTCATTCAATTATTTAATGGGATCAATGCCCTTCGTCAACATGTAACATCTGACGTAAGAATTCATGGAATTATTAAGGAGGGTGGGGTTGCAGCCAATATTGTTCCAGATAAAGCAGTTGCTCAATTCTATGTCCGTGCAAAGAACCGCA from Bacillus sp. SLBN-46 encodes:
- the meaB gene encoding methylmalonyl Co-A mutase-associated GTPase MeaB, producing the protein MTSDKKPEWSDPNEPDKCSSIVRKGQEQEGQPASIQKNIRFQKRKISELSTDELYEGVVKGDRSLLARAITLVESNADQHFQKAQELLQKLLPKSGKSIRIGITGVPGAGKSTFIEAFGMYLCNLGHRVAVLAIDPSSKLSGGSILGDKTRMEHLSKNPQAFIRPSPTAGKLGGVHRKTREAMLLCEAAGFDVILIETVGVGQSEVIIRDMVDFFMLLVLTGAGDELQGMKKGIMELADAVIVHKADGDNKRRAEQTKHEYNRILHFLQPATKGWATKAYTCSSVNGEGINEIWGLIQKFVETGKGTGVFTERRKGQQRDWIYSLISDQLHYSFFHHPVVKQKLPQLENEVMAGTKTAASAVGTLFDVFLSGKEK
- a CDS encoding BrxA/BrxB family bacilliredoxin; the encoded protein is MNFNFFMNDVVNQARQEIVSAGYKELKSPAEVEEAFAQKGTTLVMINSVCGCAGGVARPAAAHALHYDKRPDHLVTVFAGQDKEATETARSYFTGYPPSSPSFALLKDGEIITMVERHQIEGFDPASVVAKLQNEFEKHCEEL
- a CDS encoding M20 family metallopeptidase — protein: MKELLNNYLETFQSKLWDISDKLYHHPELGDQEYESMKLLVEFLEGHHFIVEKGIVDRPTAFKAVYDSKKEGPTIAYLSEYDALPEIGHGCGHNLIGTMSAGAGVLLSKVVDEIGGRVVVLGTPAEETNGAKVQMAEQGIFDDIDAAMILHPADESYESGDSLAMDAIQFDFRGRTSHAAASPEKGINALDAVIQLFNGINALRQHVTSDVRIHGIIKEGGVAANIVPDKAVAQFYVRAKNRTYLNEVVQKVINIANGASMMTGAEVHIENYELSYDNMVTNHTLSQLFSNNLLSTGVKKIEKAKDSYGSIDMGNVSHVVPAIHPYIGLDSPGLIAHTREFADLTITDNSHQILARGALALAMTGYDLITNKEEFENMKNEFRQNVLR